The genomic window GAATAGCTTTCTAAgagtgtagttttgcgatagTTTTTACGATCTCTTAATGTTTAAAGAAACCTTTAAAAAAGGACCTACTGACTATGGTCTTGTATATTAGTGAAAAAGAGACATTGACAGCAGAAAGCCAATCAGTGCAAACCAAATTCCACTATGGTACTTATGTATCTCAACAAATACTAATGGAGTGCATTCTATATTTCCATTATTGATTCTAGTATTACTAAGTTCACAGCACAAAAATATAATGATTATGCTTTATGTTAACAGAATAGGAACAGAGTCTATAAACTGAATTGCAAGAGAGAAAGCATAATGTGAGAGCAAACCTGTGCATTTGCTCTACAAAATCGTCAATCAGAACAGGCCAGGCACCTGAAAATAGACACAGGCAAACAGAAATTAATAACTCTCTTGTTTATTGCGGAGCTCACCTATGAAGGAAGCTGCAGATATAAAATTGAAAATCGAAGAAGTAGCCATATAGAAGGAATTTGTACCTCTCGGGTCATAACCTTCCAGATCTTCATTTACACACCTGCTGAAAGCTAGCAGCTGCTGCCAGGTATCCTCAGATATGTTGTGACGTTGGTACTTCtaagaaataaatattataGTCTTAGCTACAAAAATGCAGTAAAGGCTATTCTTGGCTGTTTATAATAGAATGGGAGCATGAAGATAAAGTTAGTTCCCCTTTGtggagagggaaaaaagaaCTATTCAAGAATATCTATTTAACCCTTGCGTTGTGGTGCCCAAGACAAATACTCTCATCTTAAGTCACCACAAAGACAGTCCAAAACTGGAGCATTTTTGTAAAGTTTATATCAACGAATCttgtacctttattatcatcattattattttcGCATCATCTTTtcagttggatcttgtgggtttcatctctagcctacccctaCTTGCTtaggacaaaggctttgttgttgttgttgctgttaTAACAACGAACCATGGGAACTGAGAGATAACAGATTAATGGTTTACTGAGGATTCAAGATTGTTTTACATGCATAGTCGATTTGAACTGTTGCAAAACAGTACTATATAAACTAGTTGCTCAAAACAAGTACTTCAGCTTACCAATATTTCTTCCCAACGCAAGATGCCAAATGCTAACTAAAACAACAACACATTTTGCAACGATACTTCAGGTTTTTACAAAAACATAAGTATTAGCCAGAATAGCACAACTGCAAACAAAACATCTGATATTACAGTGCGCAGAAATATTCTAACAGATCTGTTTAGTCATAATGTATCAAACCATAGAAGTTTAGACTCAAAAGTCAGTCAGCACTTCAATGGAACTAAAGTAATAAAGTTCACTGGTCTAGTGTCAAGAGGTTATCttcatgcatatatatagtCTTAGTAAACAACTTGTTAGTTGGTAATTGGAACTATAGAATATCTATTTAACCCTTGCGTTTACTACTCTCTAGGATAACTGGATAATAATAATGGAGCACTACTAATGCTGCATCAACAATCATCAAATACAAGTAACAGAACAAGTTTGAGGTGAATTATATAAATTCCGTAATATGGTCGAGCAGAGCAATTTTTATACCTCTACAAAGTTACACCACCGATCAAGCAACCGGAACCTTCCATTTAGAACAATCCTCCATGCTGCCACAGCTCTCTGAATGGCTAAAATCATGAAAAAGGGCATTCCGATTAGTGTTCTACAGCAATAAAAAGTATACCAGGGTACCAGACATCCTTGAGAACAAAGGGTCTTACTGATACTCTTTTGCCCATTTTCACGACAAATGAAGAAGGCAAAATCATAGAAGAAATTGAATAGGCTCACGTCCTCCTAAAAGAGAAGGTTCTCGATCAACACAAGGTAGTGAAaagctataaaaattattaatcAGATTGAAAAACATCACTCACTAAATCGATAAATGGCATGAGTTTGGGAATATCAGCAAATATTGCATCCCTGCATGAATATTACAGTGTGTAATCAAACAAAAGGTTAACAGAGTATGAAGAAATAAAACAGAAAACCAAACATGATACCAAAAAAAGGGTCGTGATATGGGAGGTTATGCAGGTTTATGTGCCCTGGGCTTGACAAGGATGTGTGTGTGTCCTGGCCAGGACATACAAGCCACAAGCAATGGAAAAAACCATCATATTTGTGATCTTTGATGTTTAACCAGAATGATATTTGTGGTTTTTGAAGTAAAAAACAGTTAAACGCCAACATGCTGGTATTATTAACAAAGGAAAACAAGCTCCAAAAGAATTATATATTTACAGCAACACAGAGCAAATACAAACAACTATATAATTGTTCAATTCATATTTCAATCTTAGTAAAATCACACGTCTACCAAATTCTAAACAGAAGGTGACGAGAGATAATGGATGTTTTAGTTTAGACAAGGTTTCAACTTTCACATCCATGTATCTAGGCAAGAAGAAAAAGCATGCATCCCCTTACAAAATTTTATCAGTGAGCAGCATATGATAAAAGAACACTAAAAGGTGTGAACTACCACATGAGGAAAGAATAGAAAACACCACACATCATTTTTTTACAGTACACAAAGGCCAATTCCTACAAAAGCGTACTCAAGACAGCTTACCACAGTCCTTCGATTCCACCTATAGCTTGTGAAAGCTCAACCAGTCCTTGTCTTGTCTTAGCATTTGTACATCCTGATACAATACCTAGCGAAACAAAGGCCAAAAGAACCAATAGATTGATATAGTGCCCCAAGAAACACAATCTGAGCCAACATTTCAACACAAGAGCTGTTAACTGCACATGAAACTTTACATTAATTGTTGACAAAAGTTTGTGTACTACGCATGAAGTTTGCGTACTCTAAATGCTAAAAGTATGTGTATTCTAATTCCTGATAAAAGTTTGTGTACTCTAAATGCTAAATAAGCACGATATAACCGAACAGTACAAGAACTATCAAATGCAGCCTCGAGGTATGACATACTACTGTATAAAGAATATCATATCATATTCCACACCTGACACCTCGTTTCCCCAACATCTGCCTTGCTACTGATACTCTTAAGTGCTTAAGcaacacttcttgaatctttcACCACTTCGATAATGATATATTTTCGTCAATAAGTCAGACAATTGACCGACGAATAGCCTAAAGATCACGTCTTTCCTactaaaaaaattccaaacaaCAGGAATTTCAAGAATTCACAACTTAAACACCACCAAATTTCTCAAAAATCGCAGAAAGAACGAAAAAGCCGCCCAAAAATCCAAACAACTAAAGCCACATAAAAACCGCGACTCTCGCACTCTAAACCCGCAAGTCGCTACAGATGCAACCCACAGAAACCCTAGACCTCGGGATCAACGCAAACACCCGTGAGCAAGCGATTTCGACAGGGGGAGCTACCGCAGTACTTGGCGAaggcctcggcggcggcgggacaCGCGGTCGCGGCGACGGCGAAGCCGTCGGATCCCATGGGACAGGCCGTGGATCCGAGAGTGGGAAGCCTAAGCCCCGCGCCTCGTCGCCGACAACCACCGGAACAACGCCACCGCAAACTCCCCGATCTCACGCGCGATGCGACACGGACGCGAACGCGAGAAGCAAGAGGTGAGGTGGGACAGGGAGGGAGAGAAGCGCCAGGTGTGTGGGGGTGCGCGGATCGTATATACCGCACCAGTGTCTAACCGATGAGGCTTTGGCACTTTAATATTGTCattttgtatttgtatttgtatttgtgCATCTTGGAAACCAAATTACTCAAAATCTGAACACATGATCATCGTGGTAGCTTAATCAAAGGTTTCCGTAGAAATGTTAGTCTACGGATATAATTAACTAGATTATTTTCGAGAACGGGTAGCTAGATAGTTATTAATATTTCTCTACTATATGAACTATGAGTTGTTTGTGCCATTTCTCTCCCTTCCGATCATTATTGGTAAAAAACCAATCTAAAAACTCTTCTTCCGCCTAATAAAAAACCGCTCTCTCACATGTTGTCTTGCCTGTTCGCTCGTACCCCCACTGGTCCCTGCAGCTACCCTCACTAATCCCTGCAAATATTCATTAAAACCCTTCGAAAAAATATCACCGTCACCGCATCCATCCCACAATCTATCGTTCCTCTTCTCTTGAAtgggatcctctgacttcacggTGAAGTGAAGCCACGGTGATTTCACTCCATCGTGAGTTGTTGGATCGTAAATGGATTGGTAGGATTCTTCGTCGTGCCTTCTGaagcatctaggtccctaattcgtgttttggaaattaatgataataaaaaatttgttgactaatatgtttatttcagttatgaaaatgttagtcacaaaggtgttacgaagctagaagaagcatgggttaaaaatataaaaatggtTAGcttaagataaatatataattgtATGGCATTTTCTTTTGTGGGTCAAAAGatattagagaaaaaaattgaccaaattgataggataagtgccgTACTATTAATAGAGGTTAATGTGTGTTTATTTGAGACATCTAATGTGCCATAATTACTTAAACTttcatttcatatagagtgagatatttagtttgagagaaaccgAAGAAAGACAACCTTTGGGGTGTTTTTGAGTtgtgtcggtctgaccgccagaacgGATGGTTTGACTGATATATAGCAAAGGATGTTttgttcaagtttcaagtgACGCGGTCTGACCAAAGGGCTTTGTCGGTCTGATCATTGTATAACCATATTTGAGATGTGTTCAGATCTCAATCCCGATCTGACCGTGATGCGGCCCGATCTGACCGCTAAGGAATACAGGGGTTCAAACCATCTGCTCTAGCTGGCGCACCGGGCATGGTCAATCTGACCGTCTAGTAAAagagagttttggcactctgttcCTTGATCGCGGTCTGATCAAGAGGGTTGCGGTTTGACCGTCAGCCTATGTCAGAAGTCATCATCATGATTTTATAGCCGTTGAACAGCTGGCGGTCTGACTTTCAGTTgacctgcggtctgaccgcaagTATCGCTGTCATGTTccaaaatccgtaattgcataattaagcataaatatgcttcttaagcattatgtttaattttgcgtaattttGCTGTGTAACTATAAAGCAATTTgtttaaaattatttggataagagaaagaaatttgggagagaaaaaaatagaaatcgcattgaaaatacctcctttctctaacatgtagGCCCCACAGGTGGCCCCACTATCCCAACCACTCAAatgggcagccccacctgccccctctctctctcctccctcactcgcCACGCCCCCACCTGTGCAGCTCACAGCAGCTACAGCTGCtgcccctctcactcccctctcaagttctctcactctctcttggatttctctctctaagAGCAAggtcaaggtatgcatgtggtaccattgcattctctagc from Phragmites australis chromosome 14, lpPhrAust1.1, whole genome shotgun sequence includes these protein-coding regions:
- the LOC133890480 gene encoding defective in cullin neddylation protein AAR3-like isoform X1; translated protein: MGSDGFAVAATACPAAAEAFAKYCGIVSGCTNAKTRQGLVELSQAIGGIEGLWDAIFADIPKLMPFIDLEDVSLFNFFYDFAFFICRENGQKSITIQRAVAAWRIVLNGRFRLLDRWCNFVEKYQRHNISEDTWQQLLAFSRCVNEDLEGYDPRGAWPVLIDDFVEQMHRIYHYSDCSSPMESQCSISSTFRGLDLLPGSKRKCRTHFNPNEDVELSDSFTRSVHLTPLKRLKESSGTRYGVWESHQGTPFSNSSSYYCEDTNLQNSRGCLQNSPCIGEDTLSKGFEGCISMKCSF
- the LOC133890480 gene encoding defective in cullin neddylation protein AAR3-like isoform X2 — translated: MGSDGFAVAATACPAAAEAFAKYCGIVSGCTNAKTRQGLVELSQAIGGIEGLWDAIFADIPKLMPFIDLEDVSLFNFFYDFAFFICRENGQKSITIQRAVAAWRIVLNGRFRLLDRWCNFVEKYQRHNISEDTWQQLLAFSRCVNEDLEGYDPRGAWPVLIDDFVEQMHRIYHYSDCSSPMESQCSISSTFRGLDLLPGSKRKCRTHFNPNEDVELSDSFTRSVHLTPLKRLKESSGTRYGVWESHQEL